The genomic window GCATAGTTGGACTCAAACATATGCCTTACAGCATATAAGACATTGATGGTTGAAAATGCTAGGCATCCATGAGAAGTTTCTACTATGTAAACACGTTGAATTTTAACACAAAATAAAATCGTGAAAAGTACTGGAAGCTTCTATCGAAAGAGTAAGAAATTCTTCATGAGTTTTAATGctactaattttatattattttcttacgCGAAGAAAATTCGAGGAAGACAACCAAAAGGGAGGAAAACTTTGGAGGGATATATAGTTGAATAAATGATGTAAGACTTTAGGGCCGTCTATATTTTAAACGACAAATTGTAGTCtcaatgttatttatttaattattttaatatttattaaaaattcaaattgaaatatttatcatgtttttGGTGAAATGAAACATTTAGGGGTTTTTACCcagatatattttaaaaaaaattaaatattgtcaGCTAGATTAATTATCGAAATTATACGTTTTCTTTAATCGTGCCTATCTAAAAGGCGCGAgccaattttttatattaaaatattttatttttttcttgtttaataaaatattattaatttttttccgaGATCAATATATAACCCAGGTATAGATACGAAATACAGGTTGAACCTATCTGACAGTGGCGACTAGTTGTGCCTAACTCAGAGGCGCAAATGGTGGGGCCCACTGCTACTTAATTACTTATGCCAACAATATGTTCatgtataaaataaattcatgtaCATGCATTTAACTTTGAACCTTGATATTTGTGggtgttaaattttttaattaagattttaaataattttaataaaaacatttgtcaatatcttaattcatacttatgGTCAACCCTAAAAGTGCATTAAATGGAATTCGAAGATTCATATCCTATTTGTTATTGTAGATAAAAATATCCATATCCCTTATTTTTTTACACACGCAAAACTCTACTCTCATTGCTCAAAATAAGaatcttaattatgagttttggGAAACGCTTTTAATTGATactattaatgtattattatcaatttttttaatttttttaagttgctGTTAAGTATTGGTACGTTAATAATTGATTTATATTCTTCAATATTTCTacaatcatttttttataaaaaaattttgaagtatataaatttatgaaaagagTCAGTTATGATTAAACTTGGATAAATTGATAcccaaattaatataaaaataaataaataagttaacAGCAACTATTAACATACCAATATTTAacaataacttaaaaaaattaaatgagcttaaacaTCATTTGTtcaaattcattttcaaaatgaaatgatttttaatttttttataaacttatatgttaaactcactaaatactaaactaaacacaacaatttataacttaatcctaaattactaataaattaattttaaaataattacaaacacacaaatttataacataatcctaaaatactaacaaattaattttaaaataattataaaaagaaaaaaaattacattcatacaaaaaattaatccaaaactataaacactgaacataaataatttataattaataattaataacaaaaaaaatcacaatatcttaattaaactctttaaattataaacaaaatttactaaaataatacattaccttttttttctttcttcttcttattctcctttctctcttttatttttctcttctagtGGATGGGGTTTGGGGGACCATGCTTATAAGATCCCCCATTTGCAACTTTTTTCCATTGAAGGGACTAGACACAGCAGCAGCATGATGCAACAACGGCTGTTAGCAGATGGAGCGGGGGAGGGGGCATGCATGCAGCAACAGATGCTGCAGAAGGGGTACTATGCGGGCGGATGGGGGCAGCGGGGTGGGGGGCATGTAGCAGCAGATGTTGCAGGAAGGGGACTGTGTGGGCAGACCATTCGCGCCTACCTGTCAGGTTCGATTAGTCGTGCCTATTTCACAGGCGAGACCTGTTTTTTACCAGTATTTTGATCCGTTGACCGTATttttacttgtatatatatttaaatgtttttaataaaaaatattaatattttatttaaacaaaaaaatattttaatataaaaagttGATTCACGTCTGTCCGATAGGCACGATTAAAGAAAACGTACCATTTCGGTAATTAATCTAGCTGACAACCTATTtaggtatttaatttttaaaaaatatatatttaagtaaaaaaccCAAACATTTATCATTAAAATACCTCTAATTGTGAATGTTAAGTTTTAAATAAATTGCATCACTTGATATAACAATAGAATGACATCCTTATCCTtacctaaaattataaaaagaatttaaattcataaatttattaaacataaataacataAAGAAAACATTTTTGTAATTCAATAGCCATGAATGTGCGGAATTTTTTTGAATAACCATAATCATTACTTTGATACTTTTTCTTTTGGAgatatgtataattatatatatatgctaatttAATTTGCATTAATGTAATTAAACGTGATTTAAAGTAATTGTGTTAATAGGTTGGGTCAAgtctaagcatgatattaatatattttatgtttgtttaggCCCGTTTTGTTTGAAAtataggcttaaaattttgcccaaatccatccatattattttttaattttttattctaaaaatatttatattagattattttaatatttaataattttataaattttttgtttattgaaagttttttatatagtcatcttaatattattttaatatttacattagagtggtattatatattttgtatggTTTATTTTTTAacgtgttctaaattacataatatataaaaataacataatacaaaatattataaatttaaaaatgaactgGATTTAGGTCTTAAATGTTTAAACTTGACACATATTTTAaacgagtttaatttttttactaaagcTCATTTTTTAAGCCTAACGTCTTCTTTCAAACCGTTCTAAATTTTAGACGAATAGCGGGACTCAACTAATTTAAaccaaaaaagtaaaatttaaattacaaaaattaacaGCGTCAATAGAATAACCGAGGTCAGCAATTAAGGCAAATCACGTTATTTTATTCTCCATTTCCTTGGGCGTCTcgatttaaaattgaaattttattaattattttcctttaaattCAAAAGTCTTTCTTAGTCTTAATGACTTGGTATTTAAGATAAATCTAAACTAAAAAACAAAATGCCAAAGCCAAAGCCAAAGCCTGCCATTGACCCTTAACAATTCATTCATCAAAAAAAGCTTTTCCTCTCCATTTTCCATTCCATATTTGTTCTGCGCTCTCTGTTTCTGTGGTTGTGTTTTAGGATTTGAGAGATCATGGCGTCGCAAGAATACTTGGACAAGATGAAGGTCCGTCAGGAGTATCGGAATCTCTGGCACACGGATCTCATGAGCACCATTCAACGCGACCCTCCTTGTAATTCTTCCTTCGtctctttctttctctctgtgtttttgtgtgtgtttgtgtttttaaagtttgatttatcgtttattaatttaaattttgcaGATTGCTGCTTGGCTTTTTGGTGGTAAGTAATTCCGAATCTTTTTTGCGTGTCTTGTAGATCTGATTCTGACTCTGCTGAATTTTGTGTTttcgttttttttcttttggtttagtTAGCTGCAATAAGCgctgttttttttaatttgtgatggtttagggtttaaagatcGAGACGTGGTGACTGGATTGACCTGGTTGACTCTgcgtgatttttatttttctgttttaattTGGATGCTAAAATGTCTTTCCTAGAATGCCTAATTTTGCTGCTAGTGTTTTGATTTCTTAATTCTATCACTTACACTTTCACCGTGGAAATTGAAAATACTCGCTTTTTGCTTGGGTCTTCATTTCTTTTAGCCTCTATACTAGTAAATTATGTGCAGTCTTGTGCAATATGTTGATGAATTTTCTCCTTCGCTCTACTTTTTGGAAACATCTAACCTTTAATTTCTGTCTCCAAAATACATTGCTGCTTTTGTTTTACTGCAGTGGCCCATGTGTATCCTACATGCTCCGGAAACGAGCTCTTTATAATGACATGTCAAGGTGATCGATGCATTTGATCCCTCTGTCATTACAAGTTTATGAAGTGATATCTTGGTTTAAACATGTCATTTTGTTTTCGTTGTAGGTATACATGTTGTGCTGGTTATATGCCATGCAGTGGTAGGTGTGGTGAAAGTAAATGTCCCGAGTTTTGCCTTTGCACTGAGGTAGGAAGTTTATCTATATGGTCTCTATTGCTGTCTTTTTTCTTCAACTTGCAACTTAATTTATAAGCTCACAGACTCGGTTCCCTACTCCAAACTACCCACAAACTATAGGAATATTAGAGAGACTGAGATTGAAAAAACCTACAGGGTTTTAAAGATAAACCATGTCCAATTCCGAAAATTTGGTAAACGATCTAGCCGTGGGGAAAACAATCCTTAGGCGCAAAACACGTCCAATCTGTGAAAGGAGAGGGTGGAAGGGACATTGTATTATTTTATAAAGCGCAATCTTAAAATCGTCTAAAGAACCTACTTTTTTGTGATAGGCTTATAACTTTTTGTGTGGTTTTCTTTCAAGATAATTTGTAAGTTGGTGTGCCAGTTGCAGTGAGCTTCCATTCGTATCTTGTTATCATTTTCATATAATGTGTTTTTCATTTCCAGGTTTTCCTCTGCTGTTGTAACTCCGTGGCTTCAACCCGGTTTCTGCTGCAAGATGAATTCAACATTCAAACAACAAAATGTGACAACTGCATCATTGTAAACTAACCCTTTCTACACCTAATGTATATCAGTATCTGTAATTCCATCTGATGTTCTTGGCCAATGATTAAACATATTGCCACTTAATATACAGGGTTTCATGTTTTGCCTGCAACAAGTTGCCTGCATATTTTCCATAGTTGCAATGATTGTTGGAAGTGATGAGCTTCAAGATGCTGCACAGTTGCTGAACTGTTTGGCTGATATGGTTTATTGCACGTAAAGTGATCTGTTCCATTCTGCCCTATCCATCTTCTAGTTAATTTTGCATTCAGAATACACTGACGACCCGTTTATTTTAACCTTTTGCAGGGTCTGTGCATGTATGCAGGTATGAAGAGTTTCTAATACATGCAAAATGACATTTTGTTATATCCTTATTTTGAACCATTTCTTAACAACATTTTTGATTACAGACACAACATAAGATTGAAATGGACAAACGAGATGGCATGTTCGGTCCACAACCCATGGCCATTCCCCCTGTTCAGCATATGTCTCGCCTTGATCAACCAATCCCCCCTGCAGCTGGCTATCCACCAGCAGCATATGGACAGCCTTATCCACCACCTCAAGGTTATCCGCCGGCCGCATATCCTCCTCCTCAGTACCCTCCAGCCGGTTATCCAGCACCTGGTTACCCACCATCTGGTTACCCTAAGTGATCTTTCTATGGTTTACCTTTTGGTTTCAATTGCCTGAATCTGGATTACTGACTACTGAGTCATGGATGAAGCTGgtattctttataaaatttgacTTTGCATGCTGTTGGGATTTATATAtagtgtttatatatattatatattatattgtgtgatttacttttttttatagcTGATTTACTGTCAGCTTGTTTATTCTcaataattttcttttacttCATGTTTCTACACTATTGAGTTTTGATGTTTATTTATAAACTTTATCTTCAATTTTGGTATATAAACCAATATTTGTTAAAGCTGCATATCCCATGTTCCTTGGCACATTTATTAAGATTAAATTCGATCCCtggtatataataaaattaaatgcgTGTAATTAAATATATGACACAAAACGAAGGTACGGTCGGGGAGATATATGACGTTTTGCTTTGAAATATTTTGGTGTCATTGTCACACCTAAAATAGCGCGCCACTAACACATCAAATGCCtgatattttacaaattaggatGAAGAATTAAACTATTAATCTGTTTGAATTCTTATTTAAGACGAAAGTAAATAAGAGAATGAATCCTCGAACTTCTTATTATAAATGCACCAAGACAGCCGTTGGTCCTGCCAATAGCTCATCCTATATGCGGATCCCACGAGCTGGCACTATTTGCACCACACACCCCCACCTTTTGTCTCATCCCTCGTCTTTTCGTCctaatttatatacaaatttcatgATTGGCTTTTGGAAATGGGAAATTTCTAAGAAAGGCTTTAGAATTTCTATAAACTCAAGTGTTAGACAAAATACTACAAAAAGATATttcctaaattatttatttagataatatttacataaaatattatgAGATTTGTAATTGTTTGTTTAATTAGCCAATGTTTTCTGTAATTATACATAATGTTATGAATATTGTAATCATTTGTTTAATTAGCCAATGTTTTGTATAATTGTGTCGCACTAAACATTATAAAAGTTGCAATTCTTTGTGTATTTGTGTAATTAATGTTCCATTAATTgcacaaaattttaagcccaagTTATATCACTTGCGTCTGGTTATGTCTTGTCCGGTCGTGTCTTTGATGTTTTTATTCTGTTTCTTCCAAAATGCATGTTTTTTGTGGGCGATTAGCTTAAGTTTGACCAATAAACCGGACCGATTAGCCAGACCCAATTAGACCACATGAATCGAACATATAAGCTAAAATCCACAACTTGGGCCTATGAACCCTATTCATGAACCGAATTTGTGAACAAGACCCATATCCTGAACACATGAAACGAGCCTATTAGCAGAATCCGTGAATTGGATCAAAGCCCAAAAAGGGCTCTGGGGCAGTACAATGGACCCGAAATGGAGCCCAAACCCAAAAGAGCCTTAAATCTGCTAGGGTGGAGGTAGCCGGCGTGCACGCCTCCCGACAAAGACACCATGTTGCGACGAGGCTCTAAAGGCAGGCATCAAATCCTCCGTGGGGTTAGGTAGACGATTGGTGGAGTCATTCCCGATTTAAGGAATGTTTGATATGTTAAATGATTTTATTTGGTGGAAGATTGGTGGAGTCATTCCCAATAAATGCATATGGTTTTAGGCTTCTGagtttaatgttttatatttggaTGTTTCAAAGATGAAATTTATAACTATCTTCAAACTTATTAATTTGATGtttgtttttatatttgtttgtatgaATAAATCACATGAGATGGTAACCAGAACTTTATCTTAGTATTACTGAATCATGTACATAGTAAACTAGAAGTTTATTAGTTTAAATATACTAATTATTTGGCATGATCGATTAGACCATCCCGATTAATAATGatacaaaaattgagaatttacATGGAAGCTTATTAAAGAACTTGAATATcctttattttaaagattttttaagtgttgcttgttctcaaagaATATGAATTATTAGAACCTTGCTAACTCAAGTTGAGATTAAATCTCCAacatttttgaaagaaatatggaCTTGTTTATCCAATAAGTGGATGCTCTAATAAGACTCTGGTAGATGCATCCACAAGGTAATTACATCTGAGTTATCGGTGTGCAACCCAAAGTTTACGAGATTACTTGTTTAATGATTAGTGTAAGaacaaaactttcaaattatgcAATTGAGACAATTCTTACTAATGTTTGTGAATTCATTTCTCAAACTTTCAATggttattatatattaaattgtcgGTGTGAGTAAATATCACAAAGCttgatatttatgtatgtaaaatcagcataatgatatgatattttatatgaACCGACATTTGTATGCATCATGCCGATAAGTTTTGATAAATACCCCTCATTACCATTGTCTTTCGGTCAGGAATCAAATACAACCCATTTTAGAATTTTagaatatgtgatatatgttcaAGTTGCTACACCTCAATGCACAAAATATGTactcaaagaaagttgggaatatacaTTAGTTATGTGTCTCATTGTAttattaaatgtgttaaataaattggagattcaattataacataatttgtgattactatttaatttgataattttcccagcattaagggggagagaaataatagaTGGATAaaggatgaattatcattatctAGATCCTCATAAAAAGTAATTTGAACCAAAAGTTTAAGAAAATTCACTTTATTACAACTTAATTGCTAGATGCATTTATTAACTTGATAAAAATAACTAAGTGTTATGTACCAATTGATATTTTGAAGTCTCAGTTGGACAACCTTGCTAGAAAAATGAAAGTATTGCATGCCTAAAGCACGGTAGATTGATTGATTCCAAAGACAAAATTCTAgtacaacaaaataataaatcaagatgGTCTTATAGTGGAGGCAAGTGTTCCTAAAGAGATCTAGGCATAACTAATCATTAAAACTACAGAAAAGATTCAGGTAACTGAAgatgaaaatagtgaaaataaatatatttcagtAAGTTATGCCAATACGAGGAAATATGGAAccatgaaaaacaaaaaattagcgacaatgattttgcatggaatagtattgttgaaataatgaaagaaaatgaggattttcaataaatttattgAGAAATACAGACATGGAATAGATTAGCCAAAACGAAAAGAcataatttaagtataattaaATTCGTAAAGTTTACAGATCAGTAGTCCAAAcgtctaaaggtataaagctaaTGGAGTAGAAATGATTATAttttgcaaaaataaaataaaataaaataaatgaagtttttcgctaagtcCGAGTATTGATTACAAagaataaattttacaaaaaaaaaataaatgaagtttttcgctaagtccgagcattgattatgaaaaatattattttatggtgaATGCAATAacatttagatatattattaatctAACAGTTTATGAAAGATTTG from Gossypium hirsutum isolate 1008001.06 chromosome D12, Gossypium_hirsutum_v2.1, whole genome shotgun sequence includes these protein-coding regions:
- the LOC107947043 gene encoding uncharacterized protein — its product is MASQEYLDKMKVRQEYRNLWHTDLMSTIQRDPPYCCLAFWCGPCVSYMLRKRALYNDMSRYTCCAGYMPCSGRCGESKCPEFCLCTEVFLCCCNSVASTRFLLQDEFNIQTTKCDNCIIGFMFCLQQVACIFSIVAMIVGSDELQDAAQLLNCLADMVYCTVCACMQTQHKIEMDKRDGMFGPQPMAIPPVQHMSRLDQPIPPAAGYPPAAYGQPYPPPQGYPPAAYPPPQYPPAGYPAPGYPPSGYPK